The following proteins come from a genomic window of Microbacterium sp. JZ31:
- a CDS encoding peptidase: MNIDWSAFLLVFAAALIAAVVVVGFYALGLRMLARSGRVPVVAPASFTDAITVLSPKRLAKAEKAAAKAAAKNPLSEGQKRLSLITAYACFVVCGLAVLAGILLIVLG, translated from the coding sequence GTGAACATCGACTGGAGCGCCTTCCTGCTCGTCTTCGCGGCCGCCCTGATCGCGGCGGTCGTCGTCGTGGGGTTCTACGCCCTCGGCCTGCGGATGCTCGCGCGCAGCGGTCGTGTGCCCGTCGTCGCGCCCGCCTCCTTCACGGACGCCATCACGGTGCTGTCGCCGAAGCGGCTCGCGAAGGCCGAGAAGGCGGCGGCGAAGGCGGCCGCGAAGAACCCCCTCAGCGAGGGGCAGAAGCGGCTGTCGCTGATCACGGCCTATGCGTGCTTCGTCGTGTGCGGCCTCGCCGTGCTCGCGGGCATCCTGCTGATCGTGCTCGGCTGA
- a CDS encoding S9 family peptidase gives MTAHASPQTERPQPAPRPDRRPVPRTHHGDTFEDPYEWLRDKESPEVIAHLEAENAHADAALAHLEPLRERIFEEIRGRVRETDLSLPSRRDGWWYYGRTIAGKQYGLQCRAPIAGPDDWTPPVLSPEVEVPGEQVLLDANAEADGHEFFSLGSFDVSKDGTRMLWAVDVAGDERYTIRIKDLATGEILPDVIEGTSSGAHFLPSGTHVLYTTVDDAWRPDRAWLHAVGEAGREGDREIYRDDDERFWVGAGVTRSDRFVVVESGSSITSEVALLDAATIATDPDAAPRVVWPRREGVEYGVDHAVIDGEDWLYILHNDGALDFELVRARVGAPEEVEKVLPHEPGRRLLDVDCFRDFAVVEYRREGLPRVALLDYRTHALTEIDFDEPLFAAGLGGNPEWAPPVIRLGYGSFTTPGSVFEYVLESRELILRRRVEVLGGYDPEQYGQARLWAPAQDGTRIPVSLVWKRSFGEPGAAIRPVHLYGYGSYEHSIDPAFSVARLSELDRGVVFAVAHVRGGGELGRQWYEDGKLQAKRNTFTDFVDVARHLVSEGYTAPDRLVAEGGSAGGLLMGAVANLAPELFAGILADVPFVDALTSILDPSLPLTVIEWDEWGDPLHDPEVYAYMKGYTPYENVREGVTYPRVLAMTSLNDTRVLYVEPAKWVARLRDVGADALFKCEMVAGHGGVSGRYNSWRERAFQLAWLFDVLGVAEA, from the coding sequence ATGACCGCGCACGCGTCCCCGCAGACCGAACGCCCCCAGCCCGCTCCCCGCCCCGACCGCCGTCCCGTCCCCCGGACCCATCACGGCGACACGTTCGAGGACCCGTACGAGTGGCTGCGGGACAAGGAGTCTCCCGAGGTGATCGCCCACCTCGAGGCCGAGAACGCGCACGCCGACGCGGCGCTCGCGCACCTCGAGCCGCTGCGCGAGCGGATCTTCGAGGAGATCAGGGGCCGCGTGCGCGAGACCGATCTGAGCCTCCCCAGCCGCCGGGACGGCTGGTGGTACTACGGCCGCACGATCGCGGGCAAGCAGTACGGCCTGCAGTGCCGTGCACCGATCGCGGGGCCGGACGACTGGACTCCTCCGGTGCTCAGCCCCGAGGTCGAGGTGCCGGGCGAGCAGGTGCTGCTGGACGCCAACGCCGAGGCGGATGGGCACGAGTTCTTCTCGCTCGGGTCGTTCGACGTGTCGAAGGACGGCACCCGCATGCTGTGGGCCGTCGACGTCGCGGGCGACGAGCGCTACACGATCCGGATCAAGGACCTCGCGACCGGCGAGATCCTTCCCGACGTGATCGAGGGGACGTCCTCGGGTGCGCACTTCCTGCCGTCGGGCACGCACGTCCTGTACACGACGGTCGACGACGCGTGGCGTCCCGACCGCGCGTGGCTGCATGCCGTGGGCGAGGCGGGCCGCGAGGGCGACCGGGAGATCTACCGCGACGACGACGAGCGCTTCTGGGTCGGCGCGGGCGTCACGCGCAGCGACAGGTTCGTCGTGGTCGAGTCGGGCTCCAGCATCACGAGCGAGGTCGCACTGCTCGACGCGGCGACGATCGCGACGGATCCGGATGCCGCACCGCGGGTGGTGTGGCCGCGCCGCGAGGGCGTGGAGTACGGCGTGGATCACGCGGTGATCGACGGCGAGGACTGGCTCTACATCCTGCACAACGACGGTGCGCTCGACTTCGAGCTCGTGCGCGCGCGCGTGGGCGCGCCCGAGGAGGTCGAGAAGGTGCTCCCGCACGAGCCGGGCCGCCGCCTGCTCGACGTCGACTGCTTCCGCGACTTCGCGGTCGTGGAGTACCGCCGCGAGGGCCTGCCGCGCGTCGCGCTGCTGGACTACCGCACCCACGCGCTGACCGAGATCGACTTCGACGAGCCGCTGTTCGCCGCGGGACTCGGCGGCAACCCGGAGTGGGCGCCGCCCGTGATCCGCCTGGGCTACGGCTCGTTCACGACCCCGGGATCGGTGTTCGAATACGTGCTCGAGTCGCGGGAGCTCATCCTGCGGCGCCGGGTGGAGGTGCTCGGCGGCTACGACCCCGAGCAGTACGGCCAGGCACGCCTGTGGGCGCCCGCGCAGGACGGCACGCGCATCCCGGTCTCGCTCGTCTGGAAGCGCTCCTTCGGCGAGCCCGGTGCGGCGATCCGGCCCGTCCACCTGTACGGCTACGGCTCGTACGAGCACTCGATCGACCCGGCGTTCTCGGTGGCGCGCCTGTCCGAGCTCGACCGCGGCGTCGTCTTCGCCGTGGCGCACGTGCGCGGCGGCGGAGAGCTCGGCCGCCAGTGGTACGAGGACGGCAAGCTGCAGGCGAAGCGCAACACGTTCACCGACTTCGTCGACGTCGCGCGGCACCTCGTCTCGGAGGGCTACACGGCCCCGGATCGCCTCGTCGCGGAGGGCGGGTCGGCCGGCGGCCTGCTGATGGGAGCCGTCGCGAACCTCGCCCCCGAGCTGTTCGCGGGGATCCTGGCGGACGTCCCGTTCGTCGACGCGCTCACGTCCATCCTGGATCCGTCCCTGCCGCTGACGGTCATCGAGTGGGACGAGTGGGGCGACCCGCTGCACGACCCCGAGGTATACGCGTACATGAAGGGGTACACGCCGTACGAGAACGTGCGCGAGGGCGTGACGTACCCGCGGGTCCTGGCGATGACGTCGCTCAACGACACGCGCGTGCTCTACGTCGAGCCGGCGAAGTGGGTCGCGCGCCTGCGGGACGTGGGCGCCGACGCGCTGTTCAAGTGCGAGATGGTGGCGGGCCACGGCGGCGTGAGCGGCCGCTACAACTCGTGGCGCGAGCGGGCCTTCCAGCTCGCCTGGCTGTTCGACGTCCTGGGCGTCGCCGAGGCCTGA
- a CDS encoding aspartate ammonia-lyase, translating to MADDSTTRIETDSLGSLEIPADVYWGIHTARALENFDVSKRPISVYAELVVALAMTKQAAARANREIGVLDPIKADLIDRAAQRVIDGEFHDQFIVGVIQGGAGTSTNMNANEVITNIALELAGREKGDYAYLSPIDHTNRSQSTNDVYPTAIKIGISLVHVTLLEEIELLRRAFLAKAREFHDVLKVGRTQLQDAVPMTLGQEFNGFATTLGEDHARLKENSSLLTEINLGATAIGTGVTAPHGYAEAVRRHLVEISGLPLTTATDLVEATSDTGAFMSFSSSLKRNAMKLSKICNDLRLLSSGPQAGLGEINLPARQAGSSIMPGKVNPVIPEVVNQVAFSVAGADMTVTMAAEAGQLQLNAFEPVIANSILQSITWMRQAMRTLRVNCVDGITANRERLGAMVGSSVGVVTALTPFIGYSAAAALAKTALLTNRNVADLVVEAGLMDRAEVDKQLSPARLSGIEAITAALPVISPEDLQASS from the coding sequence ATGGCTGACGACTCGACCACCCGCATCGAGACCGATTCGCTGGGATCCCTCGAGATCCCGGCAGACGTGTACTGGGGCATCCACACGGCGCGCGCCCTCGAGAACTTCGACGTCTCGAAGCGCCCGATCTCGGTGTACGCCGAGCTCGTGGTCGCGCTCGCGATGACGAAGCAGGCCGCGGCGCGGGCGAACCGCGAGATCGGCGTGCTCGACCCGATCAAGGCCGACCTCATCGACCGCGCGGCGCAGCGCGTGATCGACGGCGAGTTCCACGACCAGTTCATCGTCGGCGTGATCCAGGGCGGCGCCGGCACCTCGACGAACATGAACGCGAACGAGGTCATCACCAACATCGCGCTCGAGCTCGCCGGACGCGAGAAGGGCGACTACGCCTACCTCTCGCCGATCGACCACACGAACCGCAGCCAGTCGACCAACGACGTCTACCCGACGGCGATCAAGATCGGCATCTCGCTGGTGCACGTGACGCTGCTGGAGGAGATCGAGCTGCTGCGCCGGGCGTTCCTGGCCAAGGCGCGCGAGTTCCACGACGTGCTGAAGGTCGGCCGCACGCAGCTGCAGGACGCCGTGCCGATGACGCTCGGCCAGGAGTTCAACGGCTTCGCCACCACGCTGGGTGAGGATCACGCGCGCCTCAAGGAGAACTCGTCGCTGCTGACAGAGATCAACCTCGGCGCGACCGCGATCGGCACGGGCGTGACGGCGCCGCACGGGTACGCGGAGGCCGTGCGCCGTCACCTCGTCGAGATCTCGGGGCTGCCCCTCACGACGGCGACCGACCTCGTCGAGGCCACGAGCGACACGGGCGCGTTCATGTCGTTCTCCTCGTCGCTCAAGCGCAATGCGATGAAGCTGTCGAAGATCTGCAACGACCTGCGCCTGCTGTCATCCGGTCCGCAGGCGGGACTCGGCGAGATCAACCTCCCCGCCCGCCAGGCGGGCTCGAGCATCATGCCGGGCAAGGTGAACCCCGTGATCCCGGAGGTCGTCAACCAGGTGGCGTTCTCGGTCGCCGGTGCCGACATGACGGTCACGATGGCCGCCGAGGCGGGCCAGCTGCAGCTGAACGCGTTCGAACCGGTGATCGCGAACTCGATCCTGCAGTCCATCACCTGGATGCGGCAGGCGATGCGCACGCTGCGCGTCAACTGCGTCGACGGCATCACGGCCAACCGCGAGCGCCTGGGCGCGATGGTGGGCTCCTCGGTCGGCGTCGTCACGGCGCTCACGCCGTTCATCGGCTACTCGGCCGCGGCGGCGCTCGCGAAGACCGCCCTGCTGACGAACCGCAACGTCGCCGACCTCGTGGTCGAGGCGGGGCTGATGGACCGCGCGGAGGTCGACAAGCAGCTCTCGCCCGCGCGCTTGTCCGGCATCGAGGCCATCACGGCGGCGCTGCCGGTCATCTCGCCCGAGGACCTGCAGGCCTCCTCCTGA
- a CDS encoding DEAD/DEAH box helicase, with the protein MPTTAPARQRKKSSSARRDDEAPLIPILARKVREVEAKAQRGKLGPTNRTKFQVIAFLVREERARVKADPELTDAARAELLKRLDGVATILAKTAARDTSLIQLLEVDQATSPVARRMRRDWLLESGAELPPEELVIADVKPVVQTTLVPPAAAERQVTPPQIESRVEANPFLAPDLTHRVGGPTPRRRLDGWELMGPLYKAFEQGSGGGSATMPLPELPEFDRVSPKGLEVMAHQSRFLEAVRAGHRTFLLADEPGLGKTAESVLAASVAGAYPLVAVVPNVVKMNWAREVERWTPHRRATVINGDGADIDAFADVFIVNYEILDRHLGWLAKIGLRGMVVDEAHFIKNLTSQRSQNVLALASSIRESTPGGDPLLLALTGTPLINDVEDFDAIWRFLGWTTGDKPGPELMEKLDATGLTPADKAFYPEARDAVISMGIVRRRKKDVAKDLPDKLIADLPVQLDDEFGRGIREAERELGARLAARYRRIIESRGDRGLAPGEIDDDIVRLVAQGELDESKAAGTEGDNVFTMVRRIGQAKAGLAADYAAQLQRSVGKVVFFAKHIDVMDQAEAHFAAVGIKSVSIRGEQSSTARQQAIDAFTGDPEVGIAVCSLTAAGVGVNLQASSNVVLAELSWTAAEQTQAIDRVHRIGQDEPVTAWRIIAAHTIDTKIAELIDQKQGLAARALDGEAVDPTSSDSVQLAALMHVLRDALV; encoded by the coding sequence ATGCCGACCACGGCACCCGCGCGACAGCGCAAGAAGTCCTCATCCGCGCGCCGCGACGACGAGGCCCCCCTCATCCCGATCCTCGCGCGCAAGGTGCGCGAGGTCGAGGCGAAGGCCCAGCGCGGCAAGCTCGGCCCCACGAACCGCACCAAGTTCCAGGTGATCGCGTTCCTCGTGCGCGAGGAGCGCGCACGCGTCAAGGCCGACCCCGAGCTCACCGACGCCGCGCGCGCCGAGCTGCTCAAGCGCCTCGACGGCGTCGCGACGATCCTCGCCAAGACGGCCGCGCGCGACACGTCGCTCATCCAGCTGCTCGAGGTCGACCAGGCCACGTCGCCCGTCGCGCGGCGCATGCGCCGCGACTGGCTGCTCGAGTCGGGGGCCGAGCTGCCGCCCGAGGAGCTGGTGATCGCCGACGTCAAGCCCGTCGTGCAGACGACGCTCGTGCCCCCGGCCGCCGCCGAGCGTCAGGTGACGCCCCCGCAGATCGAATCGCGCGTCGAGGCGAACCCGTTCCTCGCGCCCGACCTGACCCACCGGGTGGGCGGCCCGACGCCGCGCCGGCGTCTGGACGGCTGGGAGCTCATGGGCCCGCTGTACAAGGCGTTCGAGCAGGGCTCCGGCGGCGGCTCGGCCACCATGCCGCTGCCCGAGCTGCCCGAGTTCGATCGCGTCTCGCCCAAGGGCCTCGAGGTCATGGCGCACCAGTCGCGCTTCCTCGAGGCCGTGCGGGCCGGTCACCGCACGTTCCTGCTCGCCGACGAGCCCGGCCTCGGCAAGACCGCCGAGTCGGTCCTCGCGGCGTCGGTCGCGGGCGCGTACCCGCTCGTGGCCGTCGTGCCGAACGTCGTGAAGATGAACTGGGCGCGCGAGGTCGAGCGGTGGACGCCGCACCGCCGCGCGACGGTCATCAACGGCGACGGTGCCGACATCGACGCGTTCGCCGACGTGTTCATCGTGAACTACGAGATCCTGGATCGGCACCTCGGCTGGCTGGCGAAGATCGGCCTGCGCGGCATGGTCGTCGACGAGGCGCACTTCATCAAGAACCTCACGTCCCAGCGGTCGCAGAACGTGCTCGCGCTCGCGTCGAGCATCCGCGAGAGCACGCCCGGCGGCGATCCGCTGCTGCTCGCCCTCACGGGAACGCCGCTCATCAACGACGTCGAGGACTTCGACGCGATCTGGCGGTTCCTCGGCTGGACCACGGGGGACAAGCCGGGCCCCGAGCTGATGGAGAAGCTGGACGCGACCGGCCTCACGCCCGCGGACAAGGCCTTCTATCCGGAGGCCCGCGACGCCGTGATCTCCATGGGCATCGTGCGGCGACGCAAGAAGGACGTGGCGAAGGATCTGCCCGACAAGCTGATCGCGGATCTGCCCGTGCAGCTGGACGACGAGTTCGGCCGCGGCATCCGCGAGGCCGAGCGCGAGCTCGGTGCCCGCCTGGCGGCCCGCTACCGCCGGATCATCGAGTCCCGCGGCGACCGCGGCCTGGCGCCCGGCGAGATCGACGACGACATCGTGCGCCTCGTCGCGCAGGGCGAGCTCGACGAGTCGAAGGCGGCCGGCACCGAGGGAGACAACGTCTTCACGATGGTGCGGCGCATCGGCCAGGCGAAGGCCGGCCTCGCGGCCGACTACGCGGCCCAGCTGCAGCGCTCGGTCGGCAAGGTCGTCTTCTTCGCGAAGCACATCGACGTGATGGACCAGGCCGAGGCGCACTTCGCGGCGGTCGGCATCAAGAGCGTGTCGATCCGCGGCGAGCAGTCGTCCACCGCCCGCCAGCAGGCGATCGACGCGTTCACGGGAGACCCCGAGGTCGGCATCGCGGTGTGCTCGCTCACCGCGGCGGGCGTCGGCGTGAACCTGCAGGCGTCGTCGAACGTCGTGCTGGCCGAGCTCAGCTGGACCGCCGCCGAGCAGACGCAGGCAATCGACCGCGTGCACCGCATCGGACAGGATGAGCCCGTCACGGCGTGGCGCATCATCGCCGCGCACACGATCGACACGAAGATCGCCGAGCTGATCGATCAGAAGCAGGGCCTCGCGGCGCGCGCACTCGACGGCGAGGCCGTCGACCCGACGTCGAGCGACTCGGTCCAGCTCGCCGCCCTCATGCACGTGCTGCGCGACGCGCTCGTTTGA
- a CDS encoding ATP-dependent 6-phosphofructokinase — MKIGILTSGGDCPGLNAVIRGIVLKGTTSYDLEFVGIRDGWRGVVEADFFPLTRHEVKGLAKVGGTILGTSRTNPYEGERGGAENIKATLAENGIDGIVAIGGEGTLAAAERLANDGVPVFGVPKTIDNDLGATDYSFGFDTAVNIATEAMDRLRTTGDSHQRCMVAEVMGRHVGWIALHAGLAAGAHVICIPEVPLSIEEITAQVTSAHERGRAPLVVVSEGFKLKGQEEAYSDKGLDAFNRPRLGGIGEVLAPEIERITGIETRATVLGHIQRGGSPSGFDRVLATRLGLHTADAVVEGAWGEMVALRGTDIVRVPFAEALGELHTVPLSRYEEAAALFG, encoded by the coding sequence ATGAAGATCGGAATCCTCACGTCCGGAGGTGATTGCCCCGGACTGAATGCGGTCATCCGCGGCATCGTCCTCAAGGGCACCACTTCCTACGACCTCGAGTTCGTGGGCATCCGCGACGGCTGGCGCGGCGTCGTCGAAGCGGACTTCTTCCCGCTCACCCGGCACGAGGTCAAGGGCCTCGCGAAGGTCGGCGGCACGATCCTCGGCACCAGCCGCACCAACCCCTACGAGGGGGAGCGCGGCGGCGCCGAGAACATCAAGGCGACGCTCGCGGAGAACGGCATCGACGGCATCGTGGCGATCGGCGGCGAGGGGACCCTCGCGGCGGCCGAGCGCCTCGCGAACGACGGCGTGCCCGTCTTCGGCGTGCCCAAGACGATCGACAACGACCTCGGCGCGACCGACTACTCGTTCGGCTTCGACACCGCCGTGAACATCGCGACCGAAGCGATGGACCGCCTGCGCACCACGGGCGACTCGCACCAGCGCTGCATGGTCGCCGAGGTCATGGGCCGCCACGTCGGCTGGATCGCGCTGCACGCCGGCCTCGCCGCGGGCGCGCACGTCATCTGCATCCCGGAGGTGCCGCTGTCGATCGAGGAGATCACGGCGCAGGTCACCTCGGCCCACGAGCGCGGTCGTGCCCCGCTCGTCGTGGTGTCCGAGGGCTTCAAGCTCAAGGGGCAGGAGGAGGCCTACAGCGACAAGGGCCTCGATGCGTTCAACCGCCCGCGCCTGGGCGGCATCGGCGAGGTGCTCGCTCCGGAGATCGAGCGGATCACCGGCATCGAGACGCGCGCGACCGTGCTGGGCCACATCCAGCGCGGCGGGTCGCCCTCGGGCTTCGACCGCGTGCTCGCCACGCGGCTCGGCCTGCACACGGCGGACGCCGTCGTGGAGGGCGCGTGGGGCGAGATGGTGGCCCTGCGCGGCACCGACATCGTCCGCGTCCCGTTCGCCGAGGCGCTCGGCGAGCTGCACACCGTCCCGCTCTCGCGCTACGAGGAGGCCGCGGCGCTGTTCGGCTGA
- a CDS encoding inorganic phosphate transporter, whose protein sequence is METAALIVALVIALALFFDFTNGFHDTANAMATPIATGALKPKAAVAIAAVLNLVGAFLSTEVAKTISGGMIREDQISGTVFPSLVFAGLIGAITWNMLTWLLGLPSSSSHALFGGLIGATLVGIGAQGIDFGVVMSKVVLPAVLAPLTAGIIAYAVTKIAYAVTRRYDGKPDGRDGFRWGQIFTSSLVALAHGTNDAQKTMGVITLALIAVGWQSPEHHEPQLWVIFSAAAAIALGTYVGGWRIIRTLGKGLTDVKPAQGFSAETSTAATILASSHLGFALSTTQVASGSVIGSGLGRRGSEVRWRTVGRIFVGWLLTLPAAGAVGALAALLVVWSQSLGLGVLGVVIDAVIAFAIVLGLFLRSRRDEVHAGNAMSEVAESGLAVKVDENPPPTPRQRRMMSEKARRKAEAKRQGASGGDDK, encoded by the coding sequence GTGGAAACCGCAGCCCTCATCGTCGCGCTCGTCATCGCGCTCGCACTCTTCTTCGACTTCACAAACGGCTTCCACGACACCGCGAACGCGATGGCGACGCCCATCGCGACGGGAGCGCTGAAGCCGAAGGCGGCCGTCGCCATCGCCGCGGTCCTGAACCTCGTCGGCGCGTTCCTGTCGACCGAGGTCGCCAAGACGATCTCGGGGGGCATGATCCGCGAGGACCAGATCTCGGGGACGGTGTTCCCCTCCCTGGTCTTCGCCGGCCTGATCGGCGCGATCACCTGGAACATGCTCACGTGGCTGCTCGGCCTGCCGTCCAGCTCGTCGCACGCGCTGTTCGGCGGCCTGATCGGCGCGACGCTCGTCGGCATCGGCGCCCAGGGCATCGACTTCGGCGTCGTGATGTCGAAGGTCGTGCTGCCCGCCGTGCTCGCGCCGCTGACCGCCGGCATCATCGCGTACGCCGTGACGAAGATCGCGTATGCCGTGACGCGCCGCTACGACGGCAAGCCCGACGGTCGAGACGGCTTCCGCTGGGGCCAGATCTTCACGTCTTCGCTCGTCGCTCTCGCGCACGGCACCAACGACGCGCAGAAGACCATGGGCGTCATCACGCTCGCGCTGATCGCCGTCGGCTGGCAGTCGCCCGAGCACCACGAGCCCCAGCTGTGGGTGATCTTCTCGGCGGCGGCCGCGATCGCGCTCGGCACGTACGTCGGCGGATGGCGCATCATCCGCACGCTCGGCAAGGGCCTCACGGACGTCAAGCCCGCCCAGGGCTTCTCGGCCGAGACATCGACGGCGGCCACGATCCTCGCCTCCAGTCACCTGGGCTTCGCGCTGTCGACGACCCAGGTGGCCTCGGGCTCGGTCATCGGATCCGGCCTCGGGCGCCGGGGCTCGGAGGTGCGCTGGCGCACGGTCGGCCGCATCTTCGTCGGCTGGCTGCTCACGCTCCCCGCGGCCGGAGCCGTGGGAGCGCTCGCGGCGCTGCTCGTCGTGTGGTCGCAGTCGCTGGGGCTCGGGGTCCTGGGCGTCGTGATCGACGCCGTGATCGCGTTCGCGATCGTCCTGGGGCTGTTCCTGCGCTCGCGCCGCGACGAGGTCCACGCGGGCAACGCCATGAGCGAGGTCGCCGAGTCGGGCCTGGCCGTGAAGGTGGACGAGAACCCGCCGCCCACGCCGCGGCAGCGCCGGATGATGTCCGAGAAGGCGCGGCGCAAGGCGGAGGCCAAGCGCCAGGGCGCGAGCGGGGGAGACGACAAGTGA
- a CDS encoding phosphodiesterase: protein MTPMQLGQYAPAHRTIVHLSDSHLLARNAPLGGRYDTEANLLRTLARLEQHVADGTVRPDALVFTGDLTDLGEPEAYARLRELVEPVAARMGAPVVWVAGNHDERPEMRRDLLGLSADETPVTGVWDLGGLRLVALDSSVPGWHHGAIDDAQREWLRGVLATPAPLGTILALHHPPLPSHVPLFDILELRDQGALAEVLAGSDVRAILAGHLHYSTSGTFAGIPVSVASASCYTMDVARPPQRVNGMDAGQAFHLVHVYDHTITHTVVPVDQEDPAAFFSPEWYERIAQLTLEQRLEAFSRKPPRA from the coding sequence ATGACGCCCATGCAGCTCGGCCAGTACGCCCCCGCCCACCGGACGATCGTCCACCTCAGCGATAGCCATCTGCTGGCGCGCAACGCGCCCCTCGGCGGGCGCTACGACACCGAGGCGAACCTGCTGCGCACGCTCGCGCGCCTGGAGCAGCACGTCGCCGACGGCACGGTGCGGCCGGACGCGCTCGTCTTCACGGGCGACCTGACCGACCTGGGAGAGCCCGAGGCCTATGCGCGGCTGCGGGAGCTCGTCGAGCCCGTCGCCGCACGCATGGGCGCACCCGTCGTGTGGGTCGCCGGCAATCACGACGAGCGGCCCGAGATGCGGCGCGACCTGCTCGGCCTGTCCGCCGACGAGACGCCCGTCACGGGCGTGTGGGACCTGGGCGGGCTGCGCCTGGTGGCGCTCGACAGCTCGGTTCCCGGATGGCATCACGGAGCGATCGACGACGCCCAGCGCGAGTGGCTGCGCGGCGTGCTCGCCACGCCCGCGCCGCTCGGCACGATCCTCGCCCTGCATCATCCGCCGCTGCCGAGCCACGTGCCCCTGTTCGACATCCTCGAGCTGCGCGACCAGGGCGCGCTCGCCGAGGTGCTTGCCGGCTCGGACGTGCGCGCGATCCTCGCGGGGCACCTGCACTACTCGACGAGCGGCACGTTCGCGGGCATCCCCGTCAGCGTCGCGTCGGCATCCTGCTACACGATGGACGTCGCGCGCCCGCCGCAGCGCGTGAACGGGATGGATGCGGGACAGGCGTTCCACCTCGTGCATGTCTACGACCACACGATCACCCACACGGTCGTGCCGGTGGATCAGGAGGATCCCGCCGCGTTCTTCTCGCCCGAGTGGTACGAGCGGATCGCGCAGCTGACGCTAGAGCAGCGCCTCGAGGCGTTCTCGCGCAAGCCGCCGCGAGCCTAG